In the Borrelia turicatae 91E135 genome, one interval contains:
- the asnS gene encoding asparagine--tRNA ligase, which produces MHKSIKEILNNPILDSIITVKGWIRTKRSNGKISFVEINDGSNIKGIQAIINEEDHQFEKKELKKLTTGASISLTGILILSPAKGQTYEIKTTNFNIIGEADQETYLLQKKRHTFEFLREIPHLRIRTNTFGAVARIRNQISYKIHEYFQKNGFLYIHTPIITSNDGEGAGEIFRVSTLDFNNITNGKEVDFKDDFFGKQAFLTVTGQLHGEAYAMALSKIYTFGPTFRAENSNTTRHASEFWMIEPEMAFFTLEDNINLAENFLKYILKETLNNCNQDIEFFDNFIEKGLIKKIEDVINSNFEVITYTQAIKQLENATKTFEIKPYWGMDLQTEHERYLTEEIIKKPAIVIDYPKEFKAFYMKMNEDGKTVKGMDILVPRIGEIIGGSEREDNLDKLNKRIKELNLEIETLNWYLDLRRFGSTPHSGFGLGLERLIQYITGMANIRDVIPFPRTPKTLYF; this is translated from the coding sequence ATGCATAAGAGCATCAAAGAAATTTTAAATAATCCTATACTAGATAGTATAATCACAGTGAAAGGATGGATTCGTACAAAACGCAGTAATGGTAAAATCTCATTTGTAGAAATTAATGACGGCTCAAATATTAAAGGAATTCAAGCGATCATTAATGAAGAAGATCATCAATTTGAAAAAAAAGAATTAAAAAAGCTCACAACAGGTGCCAGTATATCATTAACCGGAATTTTAATCTTAAGCCCAGCAAAAGGACAAACCTATGAAATCAAAACAACAAATTTTAATATAATTGGAGAAGCGGATCAAGAAACATATCTTTTACAAAAGAAAAGGCACACCTTTGAATTTTTAAGAGAAATCCCTCATTTAAGAATTCGTACTAACACATTTGGGGCTGTGGCCAGAATTAGAAATCAAATTTCTTATAAAATTCATGAATATTTTCAAAAAAATGGATTTTTATACATACATACCCCAATTATTACATCAAATGACGGCGAGGGGGCCGGTGAAATATTTCGTGTATCTACCTTAGATTTTAATAACATCACAAACGGAAAAGAAGTTGACTTTAAAGATGATTTCTTTGGCAAACAAGCATTCCTTACAGTAACTGGACAACTGCACGGCGAAGCTTATGCAATGGCTTTATCAAAAATATATACATTTGGACCGACATTTAGAGCAGAAAACTCTAACACAACACGCCATGCCTCAGAATTTTGGATGATTGAACCTGAAATGGCATTCTTTACACTTGAAGACAATATCAATTTAGCAGAAAATTTTCTTAAGTACATTTTAAAAGAGACTTTAAATAATTGTAATCAAGATATAGAATTTTTTGATAATTTCATTGAAAAAGGCTTAATCAAAAAAATTGAAGATGTAATAAACTCTAACTTTGAAGTTATTACATATACCCAAGCAATTAAACAACTTGAAAATGCAACAAAAACATTTGAAATAAAACCTTACTGGGGAATGGATTTACAAACAGAACATGAAAGGTATTTAACAGAAGAAATTATCAAAAAACCTGCCATAGTTATTGATTATCCAAAAGAATTTAAAGCATTTTACATGAAGATGAATGAAGACGGCAAAACTGTTAAAGGAATGGATATTTTAGTTCCACGCATCGGAGAAATAATTGGGGGCAGTGAAAGAGAAGATAATTTGGATAAGTTGAATAAAAGAATAAAAGAGCTAAATTTAGAAATAGAAACTCTTAATTGGTACTTAGACTTAAGGAGATTTGGATCAACTCCTCATTCTGGATTTGGACTTGGACTTGAGAGATTAATACAATATATAACAGGAATGGCCAATATTAGAGATGTCATACCATTTCCAAGGACTCCTAAAACTCTTTATTTCTAA
- a CDS encoding phosphoribosyltransferase: MKKFVSYEEIRINGLKLAYKIYKNGFIPDIMYVSLRGGAYLGNIISEFFKFIKLEKPLLYAAVVARSYDISNKQKKIMIDGWTYDPKYLRAGDNVLFVDDIFDTGRTIIHLREEVLKRGIDSQNVKIAVYDYKERGYVDYKPDYYVNKYSSEDELNTWIHYSNHELIGLSEDEYKLSFLNLDDELNDILKFLSSKL; this comes from the coding sequence ATGAAAAAATTTGTTTCTTATGAAGAGATAAGAATAAATGGTCTTAAGCTTGCTTATAAAATTTATAAAAATGGATTTATTCCTGATATTATGTATGTTTCTTTAAGAGGAGGGGCTTATCTTGGTAATATTATTAGTGAATTCTTTAAATTTATTAAGCTAGAAAAACCTCTTCTTTATGCTGCTGTTGTTGCAAGATCATATGATATTTCAAATAAGCAAAAAAAAATAATGATAGATGGATGGACTTATGATCCAAAATATTTAAGAGCAGGGGATAATGTTTTATTTGTTGATGATATTTTTGATACTGGCCGTACAATTATTCATTTGCGAGAAGAAGTTCTAAAGAGAGGAATAGATAGTCAAAATGTTAAAATTGCTGTTTATGATTATAAGGAGCGTGGATATGTGGATTATAAGCCCGATTATTATGTTAATAAATATTCAAGTGAAGATGAGTTAAACACTTGGATACATTACAGTAATCATGAATTAATAGGCTTATCAGAAGATGAATATAAGTTAAGTTTTTTAAATTTAGATGATGAACTGAATGATATTTTAAAATTTTTGTCGAGCAAACTTTAG